The genomic DNA AGCATCATCCTCTTGCGGAACGCGTCATACTCATCGTCGTTTTTAGAGAGCTCGGCCGGCCGGTCAACACCAAAGCCTGCGCCGTCCACAGCTGTGGTGCCcctgcagtggacacacacacacacacacacacagtacaatatTATAGAGCAGAGTAAATATACAGTACTTTACCAGAAAtacaccagcagcaaaagcacCCAGTTTAGATGTTTTCAAACATGTGACCAGGgggcacctacagtatagaccctttcaacaagaacaacaaaaacaatgcttgaaCGTTCTATTTTGTTCCCAAACTACATTAAGATAGCATGTGGAATGTTAAAGTGCAAACCTTGTGAGAACCATAGATATAATAAAGCTTTATTATATCTATGGTGGGAACAACTATGATGCTGATAATGGAACTCTCCTGGAACGGTCTATACATCCTTTACTCCTGTACCTCCAATGGTACAGCAGCatgcttaaaggaatacgccacccaaaaatgaaattaagctagtctcggtcacccccagagttagaacagtgaaaaaaacccggttaaaatccgtccgggcattctcctgctttgggagcagcgatgttagctttagcttagaacagttgctgtagatgaagggtgtcagtgagcacgtcctccaaaaaagtgaccgagacgtctacatttttttctaaatatatcttgggagccgtgtgttcaaaacgagtacaaatcataatgcaaaatcgaacgagactattacctgggcagatctttacttggaactattttcagcctcatcgccgacgaagcaccgctagctaggcgcaaagttagcagtcttgtaaactcccaactagattcgactggaacttcacaagtggtgctacgtgagaactttgcgcctagctagcggtgcttcgtcggcgatgaggctgaaaatagttccaagtaaagatctgcccaggtaatagtctcgttcgattttgcattatgatttgtactcgttttgaacacacggctcccaagatatatttagaaaaaaatgtagacgtctcggtcacttttttggaggacgtgctcactgacacccttcatctacagcaactgttctaagctaaagctaacatcgctgctcccaaagcaggagaatgcccggacggattttaaccgggtttttttcactgttctaactctgggggtgaccgagactagcttaatttcatttttgggtggcgtattcctttaagctaTAGCCAACCCCACCCCGCGGTTAGATGCCCACTGCACCTGTTCACAGGGGCCTTGATGCCCTGCCCATCCGAGCCCAGGCCGTCGCCATCCTTCCAGCCCATCTTCATCAACATCTGGAAACCGAGGTTCTCCACCGTCAGCTTGAATTCCTTGTACTCTGAGTAGTCCGGGTCACGACcctcctgcaaacacacacacacacacacacacacacacacacacacacacacacgatacagaGATAGATATTCATGACTTCAGAATGTCTTAAGCACAACCCAAAATACTGCTTATTGGACTGCTTCATTTGTAGATTGGAGTTGCATAAGTTGTCTTCATGGTTTATCTGTTTAAGCTGATGACCACGAAGCCAGAAGCTGCTGAGCCCTATCTGCCCTCTGATGTGACCTGAGTGAGATGCGTGTCCAGCACAGGGCCAGTCCTGCCTCACCTTCAGAGCCTTGAACGTCTCCATGAACTTCTCCAGCTCGTCTGGCGGGAGGAAGTCACCAATGAAATGCTTCCCCTTGCCCATCTCCGTCAGCGACTCCGCCCACTCTGCAGCAAGACAACATACAAAGATCAGATCAGACTTGCTCAATCAACACATCAACGATCAGTGATTAAACACCAGCCCAGACCTGCTCAATCAATCTACAGTACAAATGGTATCCAATCAGATCAGACCTGCAAAATCAATCTATGGTACAAATGCTATTTTTTCAAATAAAAACTAGCAGTGAAATGGCTGGATAAGGACATGGAAGTCACCATGGGTAGGACTGGCACCCTTCACATCCCACAGGCACGCaagatacacacattcacacactccacCATCACACCCTCATGCTTTTCCCCTCCTACAtcttgtgtatactgtattttcAGGTCtaaatgcacacccacacacccacctctacccaactgacacacacacacacacacacacacacacacacacacaacctcaccgcgcgtcttctccatctccatctggcGCAGgcgatgctcccaggtgcctgAGCGTGTGTCCACCTCCTCGTCGCTGTCGTACTCGTGCTGGTGGTCTCGCACGGCCTTCTCCCACATCACCTGCATCTCCTGCATCGCCCTCTTGTGCTTCATGATCATGTCGAACATTTCCTGCatctgattcacacacacacacagcattaaatCAACTGCTTCTCCTGCATCGTCCTCTCGTGTTTCATGATCATGTCAAACATCTCCTGCATCTGAtttacacacaaccacaatagaacacacacacacagcatgatacacacacactgtcaataAAAATATGCTACTCAATCAGAAAGAAATATAGAAGAtggaagaaaacacacaaactgatACGATATCAGTGATAGAGCAAAACATATGAGGGCCAGACAACAGAGCTATTTCCTGTTCCTCTTCAGGCTAGAGTTGCACTAGAGTTCATGCCCAGGCCTGGCTCCAGTCCACATCTGATGGCTGCTACACAACCTCAGCTGTGCGTCAGAGCTTATCAGTAGGGTTTGTCTGACTGAGAGTTCACACAGGGGTCATCGTCAAGACACTAATCCGGCCAGACCCCTGCTCGTCACAGCCTTCCACTGGAGATGCATTCCAGTGCAGTGCTTGCATTCTGTGACCTGAGCTTTCCTCTGCTGACCTGATGTTTTGTGGTGAGTGTTTGGGAGAGAACCTTGCATTGTAATAGGCTGTTTAGGAGATTCCTGTGTTGTCATTGGCTGTTTTAGAGAGATCCCTGCACTGTATTTGGCTGTTTGAAAGATTCCTGTGTTACGATCGGCTGTTAAGGTGATCACTGTGTTTTGGTTGGTTGAATGGGAAATTGCTGCAATATAATTGACTGTTTGAGAGATTGCAGTGTTATGGTTGGCTGTTTAGGAGATtgctgtgttgtgattggccGTTTGAGAGACTGCTGCATTGTGGTTGGTTGGGTACCTCCTGTTGCTCCTTCAGTTGTTTCTTCTGGTCGTCAGAGAGTTCAGTCACGCCCACCAGGCCGACTGGCTTCCCCTTCTTATAGCCCAGTCCTGCCAGCTCCTGAGctaaagttcacacacacacacacacacacacacacacacacacacacacacacacacacacacagagagagagagagagagagagagagagagagagagagagagagagagagacacacacacacaggatatatGAATCAGTGTACGCACACATCCTCAAAAATGTGCAATATTAGTCAACAAGTCATCTATTATCTAGTCATCTATTATAGTTTCCATAATCCCATCCCCTATGTGAACACATgcatgtttaatgtgtgtgtgagcgcatatGTGTGagtttaatgtgtgtgagtttaatatgtgtgtgcatgtgagtttaatgtgtgtgagttACCGGACAGAGCTGGCAAGTCGGGCTCCGTTTCTACGATGGCGGGCGGTGCGATGATGGGGGGGATGGGCAGGTCCACCTTGTCGTCCTCAGCCCCCCAGCGGCTCTTGCGTTTGCGCTTGGTGGCGGGGGCTCCTCCTCCCCCGCTGGGGGCCTCGTGGCTGGGGGCAGAGTGCTGGGGAGGGGAGGCCTCCGCTGGGGCAGGGGGGGGCACACAGGCTCTGGGGGCCGCCGGAGCAGagttggaggtgggggagggagaggtggggctgggggggtcTGCGATCCTCTGGAACTCCTCCACCTTCTGCCGATAGAACTTATAGGCCGCACTCTGGGGCTCGTACAGGAAGCTGAGGACACAGGGCAGAGGGGGTCAACACACTACTATCTGCtgtctagcgtgtgtgtgtgtgtgtgtgtgtgtgtgtgtgaatgagaagaGTGGGTCTATTTATGGACTTGTATGCGTGCATAGATGCATGCGAGAGTCTATACATACATGTGGGCATGTGCAAAACAAACTCCATGCATTTGTATAcagatatgaatgtgtgttttgcaCTGTGTACAAGGGAATGTGTTGAACTATGCAAAAGTGTGTGGATGAGAATATAAGTGATAAAGTGATAATGAATAAGTTACTGTTACTGtacatatggtgtgtgtgtgtgagtgtgtgtgtgtgcgtgggtatgTGTGCGCCTGTCTCACCTGAATGCGAGTTTGACCcggttgtgctgtgtgtgtgtgtgtgtgtgtgtgtgtgtgtgtatgtgtgtgtgtgtgtgtgtgtgtgtactcacctaAATGCAGGGTTGTCCCGGTTGTGCTGCGCTGCCATGGCCTCCACCTCCGGGCCGCCGTCGGCCACGAACCGGGCCAGCTTCTCCGCCACCTCCCGTGTCTCGCCCGCCACTGAGGACGAGCCTTAAAGCAGCACAGCAGTGCGTCAGTACTGGGCCCTGACCACTTTAAAGCAGCACAGATGTGCGTCAGTACTGGGCCCTGGCCACTTAAAGCAGCACAGATGTGCGTCAGTACTGGGCCCTGGCCACTTAAAGCAGCACAGATGTGCGTCAGTACTGGGCCCTGGCCACTTAAAGCAGCACAGATGTGCGTCAGTACTGGGCCCTGACCACTTTAAAGCAGCACAGATGTGCGTCAGTACTGGGCCCTGGCCACTTAAAGCAGCACAGATGTGCGTCAGTACTGGGCCCTGGCCACTTAAAGCAGCACAGATGTGCGTCAGTACTGGGCCCTGACCACTTAAAGCAGCACAGATGTGCGTCAGTACTGTGCCCTGACCACTCTCACTCACAGGCCACACGCAAtcacacagccagacagacacttAATGTGCAGGCATTCCCCCATTCCGTCTATTTCCAACACACTGGGTGGCCATTTAGCAATACAGGGGCAGGGTACCCAACACCCAACGGTATGAGTCAAAATAACAATATTACATAATGCAATTCCAGGCGTTAAGGCCGCACATCAGCAGTGTCAGACATTCCCTAATTCTAGTTAAAAATAGTCAAGGAATGTGTGGCGGCGCTCCTGGCTGAGATGCCGCAGGAATGGCTAAGGAATCAGACACTGGAACGAGCACAACAACCCTAACTTTAACAACTCAACTTTACTGGTGTAGCCACAATTTGTGAGGATGAATGAGAAACACTTTGTATTTCTGATCCCTCAATACCTTTCAGGAGAAAATGTGAATTGTGTGGCTTTATGCATGccggtgtatgtgcgtgtgtgtgtgtgtgtgtatgtgtgtgtgtgtgtatgtatgtgtgtgtgtatgtatgtgtgtacgtgtgtgtacagtattagcTGTAGGGCATGCAGGGATGCCTGCTTTAAAAATAGGATGATAGGGAAAACTTCAAAGAGTTCAATAATGAATACTGTACTATAATAATATAACATAGgctaatataatattatattacattagcCTGTAATTAATGTGCTGTAAGCAGAATTTAGACATGGCTGTATGTGACATTTTTATATATCAAAATGACATAAgccaaatggattttttaaagttaAGGCTATATGGCTATTGTTAAGCCTATTGAATAACTTCCTGATAGAAGACAAAACATTTTGTGGAATGATGCATCATGAAATGTGCAACGATGCAAAAATCTCTGGGAGCCTATAAATTACACCACACCACTGCCACACGTTATCTGTAGCTGATCGATGTAAGGCTacaaatagatacagtagagcGCAGAGAGCCAACGCGTGCTTCTTTTACCGATATACTCAATGTCTTTTTTATCACTTATCTAAACAACGTCAAACTTGACACTGCACATACTCGTTGGTGCCCGTAGCAAGACACGTGCCACGTTTAAATCAATCGGAGGAACGATTCGAGAGACATGCAaataacagacacagacaaacagacgttCCTGTAATTTACGGATAGAAAGAATGAAAATAGCACAAAGCATTCTCTGTTTGATCAGACCTGTCTAACACCGGCAACATACTTATATCAATAATTACTGATTAGATCTGTAAACTCTTCCTCTGTGTTAAGatccaaataaaggcatttcaatttgtgtgtgtgtgtgtgtgtgtgcgtagtgacTAAGAGCGTGTGTTGGGTGTGCAGGAGGAGCTTCCATGttgggtttgagtgtgtgtgtgtgtgtgtgtgcgtgtgtcttatcacaagtatgtggtgtgtgtgtgtgtgtgtgtgtgtgtgtgtgtgttgtgtatgtgagtgtgtgtcttaccacgagtatgtgttgtgtgtacagggGGGGGCTCAGGTCTGGGGGTGTCCCTCCTGATCTCGGCCACACGCTTCCTGTAGTAGAGATACTCTCGGCTGTTCTTATCATGCAGGAACCTGCAGCAGATGGGccccaggagggagggagagagggggggggagggagagagagagagagagagagagagagagagagagagagagagagagagagagagagagagagagagagagagagagagagagagagagaaattgttaGGGGCTGTGGATGCTCAAACAACACATGGAAAAGATGAGCTGGGGAGTCATACAGCTCACTACAGAGCACTACATCAGCTTTGATGTGAGAGTTTGGTGTGTTTGTAAGACTCACATGAAGAGCGtgtaaatgtaagtgtgtgtgtgtgtgtgtgtgtgtgtgtgtgtgtgtgtgtagccctttTCACACTGAAAGTCAGTACATTTGCGGAAAGGTGGAGCCGACAATTTGCCTCCTTTCAAAAAAGCCGCCACGGTATAGGTGTAAACATGTAAGCACTGGgcgtgaagttgaacagtgacgtacaacatAGGCATCGGAAGAATATTTAGTTTCGTGACACTTTCAAAACGGCAACAAAATCTGACAGTAGCTTGGAGTTTAGGAAgtaggctgcaggcagcagttggATACATAACTGACATAGGGTGCGTAGGCTTTCGGTAAGGTAAAAGCAACGACCGAAATGCAGTGAAAAAGTATCCCGTTTTCTGAAAGCTAAATGTTGACAGTTATGATTCGTCATTGCTTTGTTTACATGCCGAGTCAGAGATccaacagctgtgctcagctgtttgctgatttgaAATCTTACGGCTGTGGGTCGCACAATTCGCGTCATCGACAGCTCCACCCATCTCACAGAAAAGCCAGCACATTGCCGGCTCACATTCACACTGCAGTGGAGCCGGCAATATGTGTATCCCCAGAGGAGGAAAATTGGCGGCATAAAACACGCTGTCAATGTGAAAGCTTGGGACGAGCCGCAAAAAAGCCAGCAAATTGCAGTGTGaaagtggcttgtgtgtgtgtgtgtacacgcatgtGGGAATGCAAGACTCGATTGAAGTGGCGATTGCCCTtgggtgcatgtatgtgtgtgtgtgcagaggggtttgtccttggttcttgtgtttgtgtgtgcgtgtaacaAGATTTGCATGATCAAGGCATTGTCCTTCCGTGCttgggtatgtatgtatgtgactcACATGAAGAAGTGTTGTCCTTGTGTCTCCGTGTCTGCACGGGTCCACgtattgtaaatgtgtttgCTAGAGGAGTTGTCCTTATGTATGTTAGcacgagtgtatgtgtgtgggtcgcacagagagtgtgtatgtatgtgtatgactcACGTGAAGAGTGGGTtgtcctaatgtgtgtgtgtgtgtgtgtgtgtgcgtgcgtgcttgcatgtgtgtgtgcatatatctgtgtgtgtgtgtgtgtgtgtgtgtccactcactcGAAGAGCGGGTTGTCCTTGTAGTCCTCCATGGCCTTGCGCTCCAGCTCGGCGCCTCCCTCGGCCACGAAGCCAGCCAGCTTGTCCATGATGCAGCGCAGGTCCTGGTCCTCTGGGGGGGAAACTTTAAGCAGGCTATCAGTACCCAGCCACGCGCCGACCCACCGACAGACTGACCACAGactgaccgaccgaccgaccgaccggccGCACTAACCGCACACTTCAGGCCGGCCCACTAGGACACAAAGAGCAGGGGCAGTGGCGGCGTGCGGGCCGCCAGCAGGGGGGAGGGGCCATCGGGGGTGGTTACCTTTCAGCTCCAGGAAGTGCACGTCCATGCTCTCGTGGTCCGCCTCGTCGCCCTCGTCGTCGTCCTCGGCAAAGACGCTGGGTTTGGGCGGCCGCGTCGGCGCCCTCTTGGCCTGCGTGTAGCTCTTCAGCATGCTGCTGATGCCCAGGCCGGGGCGCTTCCCGATCAGGATGTGCTTTTTCGGGGGCCCACCGGACGCCGAGCCGGGTGTGGAGGGGGCCGCTGGGCTGGAAGACGGAGAGCCCTTGGCTACGTTGTTGGAGCCTGGGGGAGGGCACACAATCTTAAGGTGAGAAACCTTTGGAAAATACAGGCTGTTACTAAATGCTAAGAATGGCAGACCATGTGAACTCCACTATCTTTGCACTGTTCCGATGTCTCACCTGAGTCATTGCTGGGCTTATCCTTCTGCATCTTCATGAACTGCTGCAGGAAGCTGCCGTCGTTCACAAACTTATTGGATGTGGATCCCTGTGGGCTAGGAATGCTGACAACAGAAAATACACCAACCCAACAAAACTTattaaagggtgtgtgtgtgtgtgtgtgtgtgtgtgtgtgtgtgtgcagaaaatACACCAACCCAACAAAACTCATtaaagggtgagtgtgtgtgtgtgtgtgtgcgtagaatTCCAGTAGTCTCGTGTTGTCTTAAACGTACTCTCATGCCAATGAGGGTACTCTATGATCTCCTTACAAGACTTGGATAAAGGGTCTCTTGAGGTACACAGTAGTAAACGAGAGAGTACTGCCCAAAGGACAGACG from Sardina pilchardus chromosome 2, fSarPil1.1, whole genome shotgun sequence includes the following:
- the sugp1 gene encoding SURP and G-patch domain-containing protein 1 isoform X2, whose product is MSANIRRQEELIAQKKREIEAKMAEQAKRNLPAPAKPLPVPSIPSPQGSTSNKFVNDGSFLQQFMKMQKDKPSNDSGSNNVAKGSPSSSPAAPSTPGSASGGPPKKHILIGKRPGLGISSMLKSYTQAKRAPTRPPKPSVFAEDDDEGDEADHESMDVHFLELKVSPPEDQDLRCIMDKLAGFVAEGGAELERKAMEDYKDNPLFEFLHDKNSREYLYYRKRVAEIRRDTPRPEPPPVHTTHTRGSSSVAGETREVAEKLARFVADGGPEVEAMAAQHNRDNPAFSFLYEPQSAAYKFYRQKVEEFQRIADPPSPTSPSPTSNSAPAAPRACVPPPAPAEASPPQHSAPSHEAPSGGGGAPATKRKRKSRWGAEDDKVDLPIPPIIAPPAIVETEPDLPALSAQELAGLGYKKGKPVGLVGVTELSDDQKKQLKEQQEMQEMFDMIMKHKRAMQEMQVMWEKAVRDHQHEYDSDEEVDTRSGTWEHRLRQMEMEKTREWAESLTEMGKGKHFIGDFLPPDELEKFMETFKALKEGRDPDYSEYKEFKLTVENLGFQMLMKMGWKDGDGLGSDGQGIKAPVNRGTTAVDGAGFGVDRPAELSKNDDEYDAFRKRMMLAYRFRPNPLNNPRRPYY
- the sugp1 gene encoding SURP and G-patch domain-containing protein 1 isoform X1 — translated: MDSNDPENYTWKSKMSANIRRQEELIAQKKREIEAKMAEQAKRNLPAPAKPLPVPSIPSPQGSTSNKFVNDGSFLQQFMKMQKDKPSNDSGSNNVAKGSPSSSPAAPSTPGSASGGPPKKHILIGKRPGLGISSMLKSYTQAKRAPTRPPKPSVFAEDDDEGDEADHESMDVHFLELKVSPPEDQDLRCIMDKLAGFVAEGGAELERKAMEDYKDNPLFEFLHDKNSREYLYYRKRVAEIRRDTPRPEPPPVHTTHTRGSSSVAGETREVAEKLARFVADGGPEVEAMAAQHNRDNPAFSFLYEPQSAAYKFYRQKVEEFQRIADPPSPTSPSPTSNSAPAAPRACVPPPAPAEASPPQHSAPSHEAPSGGGGAPATKRKRKSRWGAEDDKVDLPIPPIIAPPAIVETEPDLPALSAQELAGLGYKKGKPVGLVGVTELSDDQKKQLKEQQEMQEMFDMIMKHKRAMQEMQVMWEKAVRDHQHEYDSDEEVDTRSGTWEHRLRQMEMEKTREWAESLTEMGKGKHFIGDFLPPDELEKFMETFKALKEGRDPDYSEYKEFKLTVENLGFQMLMKMGWKDGDGLGSDGQGIKAPVNRGTTAVDGAGFGVDRPAELSKNDDEYDAFRKRMMLAYRFRPNPLNNPRRPYY